The Thermodesulfobacteriota bacterium region CTCCAGAGAAGCTCTTTCTCCGGTAAGTCGGGCAACGAGCGACCGAGTGCGGCTTTAAAACGAACAATAACCTCACCAAACTGAGATACAAAGTCAGCTTGAAGATTTTTATCCGGCTCGAAAAGAATGCGTCCCACAAGACGCATAAAATCGGGGTGACTCAGGCAAAACTCTATCGCCGGGCTGAAGAGAGCGTAGAGGATAGATTCAACTGGAAGAGGAGAACCGCCCGCCTTTGTTTCTAGTTCGTCTAGAAGACGTAGGCGTTCTTTGTTGATGGGTTTTAGCCTACGTGATATGGTTTCACGGATAAGTCCTTCCTTGGAGCCAAAGTGGTAATTCACCGATGCCAGGTTGGTTCCGGCTATCTTTGTTACTTCTCTTATAGAGGTTTCCTTGATTCCCCTCTCTGCAAAGAGACTTTCTGCAGCGTCTAGTATGCGTTCCCTCGTATCCTTTTCATCCATTTTGATCTCTTTCTATATCATACAAACGTATGTTTCAAACAAACGATTGTATTATGGTTATAATTTATCACCTTGTCAACTGGGCGGTTATTCGTATAATAGAAATAAGCGATTTCACCAAGATATCTCAGATTTCGCGGATAGTAGGGAACTTATGATTTCAAGCGTTGTCACTACAAATCTATACCCGGAAACAGCGCCACCCATTCCGTCATTCTGGAGCCGAAGGCGAAGAATCTCTACGAATATTAGACCATTGGCCGAGTATATCTTGAATCTAAGGAAGGGCTCCGGGGTGACAACGAGGTTATAGGTAGCTGGTTT contains the following coding sequences:
- a CDS encoding TetR/AcrR family transcriptional regulator, with the protein product MDEKDTRERILDAAESLFAERGIKETSIREVTKIAGTNLASVNYHFGSKEGLIRETISRRLKPINKERLRLLDELETKAGGSPLPVESILYALFSPAIEFCLSHPDFMRLVGRILFEPDKNLQADFVSQFGEVIVRFKAALGRSLPDLPEKELLWRMHFLAGAMIHTYTNHTVLEAFSGGLCKIADDKEVVDRLINFCAAGLRAPLSDKPG